The following DNA comes from Polynucleobacter sp. MG-6-Vaara-E2.
GTGCCGCTGTCCGCAGTAGGTTAGATGGCATGCTAGAACTGAACTCAGCACCACGATTTTCGATAGTTTCATCCAATTTCTCCTCCAGATCTAAGTTCTGGGGGACAGATGATTCCTGCAAATTTACGCTATTTTTTTCGCTAACATAATCGACACTCTTTTTAGCTGGTTTCTTTGGCTCTATCTCACTTTCAGATTTCACTAGATTTTCTGGCTCAGAAATTTCCACTACCTCAACTAAAGCTGTAGGTGCAACTTTTAGAGTCTCCAGGGATTCGGGATAGGCTAAATAAGATGATTCAACCAAACCCAAAAAACTACCAACCCGCTTAGCTGAACTCACCTTCAATTGAAATGTATAAAAGGAACTTAGGCCGCCCTCTTCCAACTCCAAAACCATTTTGGGAGACAAGCAGCACAAATTAGCAAGCTCAGCTCGATCCAGTTTTTTGAGCTCTCTTGCATTTTTCAATGCACTACCAATGATATTTGGCTGCGATTGATGTTTACCTAATTTCATGGCCATAAACTCTTAAAATTATTGCGCTGCACATAATATTACCGCCTTCAAAAGTCTCATAATCTGTTTTGAATTTTAAAATACCGACACCTCTTAAATCCTTTCAAATATACCAATAAATAAGGTAAAAATTAGTATATTTTTCGACTTATAGCATAATGTTGGGATTGTCCTATTTTCTCAAGCAAATAAATGCAGCTAATTTGGATTTCAGGATCCACCTCCTCCATGAAGCAAATAAAAATAACGGGTAAAACCGTCATTAAGATTGCATTTTTGTCCTTTAGCGTGTTTGTTTTAATTGGCATTGGGATTCATTTTTTTGGCTACAGGGTTGCAATCCGCTTCAACCCTGAAATGGCAAAGGAACTGGGGGGCGTTATCTCCCGCAAAGAGATGGATGAATTGGAGGCGAATTATCAGGACAAAATTCAAACTATCAAGGCTCAGCTTCCTATTATTGAGAACAAAATAGCCACTCTTAGGTCGCTTAAAGATCAGCTCACAGAACTATCCACTCCTAGCCCAGAAAAAAAATAGCCTTGATTTCGGTTTATGAATTCATGTTGTGCGTTCACATTCCTGTATGCTTGATGGGTCCAATGTAAGAGAGATGCTATATGACTGAATACAATTCCAAAGGCTCCCTGTTTGTAGGGCAGGGTGTCGTCGTTAGCGGGACCTTTGAAGTTCCTGAGATGGCTGTAGTTGCCGGACTCGTTGAAGGCGAGTTAAATACCAAGGAAGTTCTTGTTGAGACGACTGGGGTGGTGAACGGCAGGATTAAGGCTGAAATTGTTGAGGTCCGAGGAGAGGTTACTCAAGGTCTTTTAGTTACGAATCATCTCAATATCCGCTCAAG
Coding sequences within:
- a CDS encoding polymer-forming cytoskeletal protein codes for the protein MTEYNSKGSLFVGQGVVVSGTFEVPEMAVVAGLVEGELNTKEVLVETTGVVNGRIKAEIVEVRGEVTQGLLVTNHLNIRSSAKITGLTQYAEMSVEKGAKLSGELRIIEHEPIDTYPSDSEDQ